From Armatimonadota bacterium, a single genomic window includes:
- the leuC gene encoding 3-isopropylmalate dehydratase large subunit produces the protein MKQTITQKILAAHAGRDHVEPGELINARLDLVLGNDITAPIAIREFEKIGAETVFDKERVALVPDHSTPNKDIKSAELVKILREFARKHNITNFFEIGKMGVEHTLLPDEGLVGPGDAVIGADSHTCTYGALGAFSTGVGSTDLAYAMAMGETWFKVPEQIKFVYYGKMPKWVSGKDLILYTIGKIGVDGALYCSMEFTGEAIRAMEMAGRFTMCNMAIEAGGKNGIIEPDEITMDYIKGRLKRDYKVYTSDPDAVYKDVIEIDVSKLEPIVSFPHLPENAKPISEATHIKIDQSVIGSCTNGRIEDLRIAASILKGRKVHPDVRLIVIPATQQIYLQAIKEGLTEIFVEAGGAVSTPTCGPCLGGHMGVLAAGERSVATTNRNFVGRMGHTKSEVYLANPAIAAASAVLGRLGSPEELK, from the coding sequence ATGAAACAAACAATCACACAAAAAATCCTGGCCGCGCATGCGGGTAGGGATCACGTTGAGCCGGGCGAGCTGATAAACGCAAGGCTCGATCTGGTTCTGGGCAACGACATCACCGCTCCGATTGCGATCAGAGAGTTCGAGAAGATCGGCGCCGAGACTGTGTTCGACAAAGAACGCGTCGCGCTGGTCCCTGACCACTCGACTCCGAATAAAGATATCAAGAGCGCCGAGCTGGTGAAGATTTTGCGCGAGTTCGCCCGCAAGCACAATATCACCAATTTCTTCGAGATCGGCAAGATGGGTGTAGAACACACACTGCTGCCGGACGAGGGTCTGGTCGGCCCGGGTGATGCGGTGATCGGTGCGGACTCTCACACATGCACATACGGCGCGCTGGGAGCTTTCTCGACGGGCGTCGGCTCGACCGACCTTGCCTATGCTATGGCCATGGGCGAGACGTGGTTCAAAGTCCCTGAGCAGATCAAGTTCGTCTATTACGGCAAGATGCCCAAGTGGGTATCGGGCAAGGACTTGATCCTCTACACCATCGGCAAGATAGGTGTGGACGGCGCGCTCTACTGTTCCATGGAGTTCACCGGTGAGGCGATCCGGGCGATGGAGATGGCGGGACGGTTCACGATGTGCAATATGGCAATCGAGGCGGGCGGCAAGAACGGCATAATCGAGCCTGATGAGATCACCATGGACTACATCAAGGGGCGACTCAAGCGCGACTACAAGGTCTATACCAGTGACCCCGACGCGGTCTACAAAGACGTGATCGAGATAGACGTCAGCAAGCTGGAGCCTATTGTGAGCTTCCCGCACCTGCCGGAGAACGCCAAGCCCATCAGCGAGGCGACGCATATCAAGATCGATCAGTCCGTGATCGGCTCATGCACAAACGGCCGCATCGAAGACCTGAGGATCGCAGCGAGTATTCTAAAGGGTCGCAAGGTGCATCCTGACGTGCGTCTGATCGTCATTCCGGCAACTCAGCAGATTTATCTGCAGGCAATCAAAGAGGGTCTGACTGAGATATTTGTCGAAGCGGGTGGGGCGGTCTCTACCCCGACCTGCGGTCCGTGCCTGGGCGGTCATATGGGTGTCTTGGCGGCAGGCGAGAGGTCAGTTGCGACAACCAACCGCAACTTCGTGGGCCGCATGGGTCACACCAAGTCCGAAGTCTACCTGGCCAACCCGGCCATAGCTGCTGCATCTGCGGTGCTTGGCAGACTCGGCAGCCCGGAAGAACTAAAATAG
- the leuD gene encoding 3-isopropylmalate dehydratase small subunit, with the protein MIKGKVHKYGSNVDTDVIIPARYLNTTDPAELASHCMEDIDADFTKNVKPGDIIVADDNFGCGSSREHAPISIKASGISAVIANTFARIFYRNALNTGLPILECPEAVAGISNGDEVEIDLGSGKITNVTTGKSYQAKPFPPFMRELIEVGGLVKYAQAKLNH; encoded by the coding sequence ATGATTAAAGGAAAAGTTCACAAATATGGATCGAACGTCGATACTGACGTTATCATTCCAGCGAGATATCTGAATACGACAGACCCCGCCGAACTGGCGTCACACTGTATGGAGGATATCGACGCCGACTTTACCAAGAACGTTAAGCCGGGCGATATCATAGTAGCTGATGACAACTTCGGCTGCGGCTCCAGCCGGGAGCATGCTCCTATCTCCATTAAGGCGAGCGGCATATCGGCGGTTATAGCGAACACATTCGCCAGGATATTCTATCGCAATGCTCTGAATACCGGTCTGCCCATTCTGGAGTGCCCCGAGGCTGTCGCTGGAATCTCAAACGGCGATGAGGTCGAGATCGACCTCGGCTCCGGTAAGATTACAAACGTAACTACAGGCAAAAGCTATCAGGCAAAGCCATTCCCGCCGTTTATGCGCGAGCTGATAGAAGTAGGCGGGCTGGTGAAATATGCGCAGGCAAAACTGAACCACTGA
- a CDS encoding C-GCAxxG-C-C family protein, whose protein sequence is MPDKNAGSIALKYFSERFNCAESTLLGVMQACDLKCDCAPRIATGFGGGIGGCGEICGALTGAVMAFGLKYGRESGDDLESKLATAAKVDDLIDAFRKEFGVIRCIDLTQCDMRTPEGKQKAKDLNLHNGLCRSFVEFAANEAARLMAPNNQY, encoded by the coding sequence ATGCCGGATAAAAATGCAGGATCAATCGCTCTGAAGTATTTTAGTGAAAGGTTTAACTGTGCCGAATCGACGCTACTTGGTGTAATGCAGGCTTGCGACCTTAAATGCGATTGCGCACCGCGTATAGCGACAGGTTTTGGCGGCGGTATTGGTGGCTGCGGTGAAATATGTGGAGCGCTCACGGGTGCTGTTATGGCCTTCGGCCTGAAGTATGGCCGTGAGAGCGGCGATGATCTAGAATCCAAGCTTGCAACAGCAGCAAAAGTGGATGACTTGATAGACGCATTCAGGAAAGAGTTTGGTGTGATCCGCTGCATTGACCTCACCCAGTGTGATATGCGCACGCCCGAGGGCAAGCAAAAGGCAAAAGATTTGAATTTACACAACGGCCTTTGCAGGAGTTTTGTTGAGTTTGCGGCAAATGAAGCCGCGCGATTGATGGCCCCAAATAATCAATACTAA
- a CDS encoding GxxExxY protein — MDLVRDDARYPMSELTSKIIACAIEVHKTLGPGFEEVFYQRALSKEFAAANFEAEREVWIEVCYKGIVLGKKRVDFVAEDCLVEIKAKSLLEDVDVVQTLSYLKASGYPIALLINFGGPKIEVKRLANTIKR, encoded by the coding sequence ATGGACTTAGTTCGTGACGACGCGCGGTACCCGATGTCGGAATTGACGTCAAAAATTATAGCCTGCGCTATTGAAGTTCACAAGACGCTTGGTCCGGGGTTTGAAGAAGTCTTCTATCAACGTGCGCTTTCAAAAGAATTTGCTGCCGCGAACTTTGAAGCGGAGCGTGAAGTGTGGATAGAGGTTTGCTATAAAGGCATTGTTCTCGGAAAGAAGCGTGTGGATTTTGTGGCCGAAGACTGTCTTGTCGAGATTAAGGCCAAGTCGTTATTAGAGGATGTTGATGTAGTTCAGACACTCTCTTATCTAAAAGCGTCTGGCTATCCTATAGCATTATTGATTAATTTTGGCGGCCCAAAAATTGAAGTAAAACGTCTTGCAAATACAATTAAACGTTGA
- a CDS encoding NUDIX domain-containing protein — protein MVDRARAVIIEDSKVLLMHRCKAGREYYSFPGGGVEPGETPEQACVREVLEETSLDVEIVSYLAGNDFNGQKESFYLVKKLSGEVRLGGPELDRLCDDNLYEPMWVQIDRLAELPVFPRHVVEIVIKQI, from the coding sequence ATGGTTGATAGGGCTAGGGCAGTTATAATAGAAGACTCAAAAGTACTCTTAATGCACCGGTGCAAGGCTGGGCGTGAGTATTATTCGTTTCCCGGCGGCGGTGTAGAGCCGGGCGAGACTCCCGAGCAGGCATGTGTACGAGAAGTGCTTGAAGAGACCAGCCTTGATGTCGAGATAGTCTCTTACCTGGCAGGCAATGATTTCAATGGTCAGAAAGAGTCTTTTTACTTGGTCAAAAAGCTTTCAGGCGAAGTAAGGCTGGGCGGCCCTGAGCTGGATCGGTTATGTGATGACAATCTCTACGAGCCTATGTGGGTTCAGATAGATCGATTGGCTGAATTGCCGGTATTTCCAAGGCATGTGGTTGAGATAGTTATAAAGCAGATATGA
- the ilvD gene encoding dihydroxy-acid dehydratase, with the protein MKSDVLRTGMERAAGRALLKAMGYIDEEIYSPLVGIANSWNEIVPGHIHLDKIADAVKSGVRMAGGTPMEFGVIGVCDGLAMGHEGMKYSLVTRELIADSIECMAKAHAFDALVLIPNCDKIIPGMLMAAARVNIPTIIVSGGPMMAGRYKGKNISVTEMFEGAGSVLGGKITEEELTEQEEVACPGCGSCAGMFTANSMNCLTEALGMGMPGNGTIPAVMAARIRLAKQAGIKVMELLDKDIKPRDIMTEAAFGNALAVDMALGCSTNTTLHVPAIAHEAKIPFNLDMFNDISAKAPHLVTLAPAVADPANGISHYLQDLNEAGGIPAVMKELSKKGLIDESAITVTGAPLADILAGAKIENENIIHPIDKPYHKEGGLAILRGNLCPDGAVVKQAAVDPEAWVFEGRARVFECEDDAVKELLAKNVSKGDVIVVRNEGPKGGPGMREMLTATATVVGLGMGKDVALITDGRFSGASRGACIGHVSPEAASGGPIGLLKDGDIIKIDIPGKRMDVVLSDDELEARRKEWTAPELRIKEGYLARYARTVASAAKGAIVE; encoded by the coding sequence ATGAAGAGTGACGTGCTGAGAACAGGAATGGAAAGAGCGGCCGGTCGCGCGCTGCTTAAGGCGATGGGTTATATCGATGAGGAGATATACAGCCCGCTTGTCGGTATTGCGAACTCGTGGAATGAGATCGTGCCGGGGCATATTCACCTCGATAAGATTGCCGATGCCGTGAAGTCGGGCGTGCGGATGGCAGGCGGCACACCCATGGAGTTCGGTGTGATCGGTGTCTGCGACGGCCTTGCGATGGGCCATGAGGGCATGAAATATTCCCTGGTCACTCGCGAGCTCATAGCCGACTCAATCGAGTGCATGGCCAAGGCGCATGCGTTCGATGCATTAGTCCTGATTCCCAACTGCGATAAGATCATACCGGGCATGCTGATGGCGGCTGCTCGTGTCAATATCCCGACTATAATCGTGAGCGGCGGGCCTATGATGGCCGGTCGATATAAGGGCAAGAATATCTCAGTAACTGAGATGTTTGAAGGCGCCGGTTCGGTTCTTGGCGGCAAGATCACTGAAGAAGAGCTTACTGAACAGGAAGAGGTTGCATGTCCGGGCTGCGGAAGCTGCGCTGGAATGTTCACCGCCAATTCAATGAACTGCCTGACTGAAGCCCTCGGTATGGGTATGCCCGGCAACGGCACAATCCCGGCTGTGATGGCCGCCAGGATCAGGCTCGCGAAGCAGGCCGGTATCAAAGTGATGGAGCTTCTCGATAAAGATATTAAGCCTCGAGATATCATGACCGAAGCTGCGTTCGGAAACGCGCTTGCCGTCGATATGGCATTGGGGTGCTCTACAAACACGACTCTGCATGTGCCTGCGATAGCTCACGAGGCGAAGATACCTTTCAATCTGGACATGTTTAACGACATCAGCGCAAAGGCGCCGCATCTGGTGACACTTGCTCCGGCTGTTGCTGACCCTGCAAATGGGATAAGCCATTACCTGCAGGACCTGAATGAAGCAGGCGGCATCCCGGCAGTGATGAAAGAACTCAGCAAAAAGGGCTTGATCGATGAATCAGCAATAACAGTTACGGGCGCTCCATTGGCTGATATACTTGCTGGTGCAAAGATTGAAAATGAGAATATCATACATCCGATCGATAAGCCTTATCATAAAGAAGGCGGCCTGGCGATCCTTCGTGGAAACCTTTGCCCGGATGGCGCTGTAGTAAAGCAGGCTGCCGTTGACCCAGAGGCCTGGGTCTTCGAGGGCCGCGCTCGCGTCTTCGAGTGCGAGGATGATGCCGTGAAAGAGCTGCTAGCGAAGAACGTCAGCAAGGGCGATGTGATAGTCGTGCGTAATGAAGGTCCCAAAGGCGGCCCCGGTATGCGCGAGATGCTTACCGCCACAGCAACTGTGGTCGGCCTGGGAATGGGCAAGGATGTTGCTCTTATCACCGACGGCCGCTTCTCCGGCGCATCGCGCGGAGCGTGCATCGGTCATGTATCACCCGAAGCCGCATCGGGAGGCCCTATTGGCCTGCTTAAAGACGGCGATATCATAAAAATTGACATACCCGGCAAACGGATGGACGTTGTGCTGTCCGACGACGAGCTCGAAGCGCGGCGCAAGGAGTGGACTGCTCCTGAGCTGCGGATAAAGGAGGGATATCTCGCGCGTTACGCGCGCACCGTCGCCTCCGCCGCAAAAGGTGCTATCGTCGAATAG
- a CDS encoding 2-isopropylmalate synthase — protein sequence MARRIQIFDTTLRDGEQSPGASMNIEEKLSVAKQLARLKVDVIEAGFPISSQGDFDAVKAIADTIKGPAIAGLCRAGKMDIDRAWEALVNAKKPVIHTFIATSDIHLEKKLKKTRDEVLDIAVMAVKHAKGYCEDVEFSAEDAARSDFDYLCRVVEAVIDAGATVVNVPDTVGYAIPSEYGPMIGKLIARVPNSSKAIISVHCHNDLGLATANSLAAVANGAGQIECTINGIGERAGNAALEEVVMALNTRPDLFNAKTGINTTEIYRASRMVSDVTGLSVQVNKAVVGANAFAHEAGIHQHGVLQERRTYEIMDAQSIGLASNKLILGKHSGRHAVEGRLKSLGYNLNKAELDKAFERFKALADKKKEIFDEDLETIVADESHATIPQKYRLSYMNVMTSLDGIPTATIRLKTEDSEIIEACVGVGSVDAVYKTIDKMVEAQYHLVDFNIKSVTGGTDALGEVTVKLGAMNGEVYTGRGASLDIVEASAKAYLNAVNKLVYYEEKRGNGGKPKDKAIL from the coding sequence ATGGCTAGACGTATACAAATTTTTGATACTACCCTGCGCGATGGCGAGCAGTCACCCGGCGCCAGTATGAATATCGAGGAGAAGCTGAGTGTTGCAAAGCAGCTTGCGCGTCTCAAGGTGGACGTGATAGAAGCCGGCTTCCCGATCTCAAGCCAGGGTGATTTTGACGCCGTAAAAGCTATTGCCGACACTATCAAGGGTCCGGCGATTGCAGGGCTTTGCCGTGCCGGCAAGATGGACATAGACCGCGCCTGGGAGGCATTAGTAAATGCCAAAAAGCCGGTTATTCACACGTTTATAGCCACATCCGATATCCATCTCGAAAAGAAGCTCAAAAAGACACGTGATGAAGTGCTCGATATAGCTGTTATGGCCGTCAAACACGCGAAAGGTTACTGCGAAGATGTCGAGTTCTCAGCCGAGGATGCCGCTCGGTCAGACTTCGATTATCTCTGCCGGGTGGTCGAGGCAGTGATTGACGCAGGCGCGACTGTCGTGAATGTTCCAGATACGGTCGGTTATGCGATCCCGAGCGAATATGGCCCTATGATCGGTAAGCTCATTGCGCGCGTGCCCAATTCGAGTAAAGCGATTATCAGCGTGCACTGCCATAATGATCTAGGGCTTGCCACTGCCAACTCGCTTGCTGCTGTCGCAAACGGCGCAGGCCAGATCGAGTGTACTATCAATGGCATAGGCGAGCGGGCGGGCAATGCAGCTCTGGAAGAGGTCGTGATGGCTCTTAATACACGGCCCGACCTCTTTAACGCCAAAACCGGCATCAACACAACCGAAATATATCGTGCCAGCAGGATGGTCAGTGATGTAACCGGTCTTTCGGTGCAGGTAAACAAAGCGGTTGTGGGCGCTAACGCGTTTGCTCATGAAGCCGGAATCCATCAGCATGGTGTTCTGCAAGAGAGGCGCACATACGAGATCATGGATGCCCAATCGATCGGACTGGCTTCGAACAAGCTGATCTTGGGCAAGCACTCCGGCAGGCATGCAGTCGAGGGCAGGCTCAAGTCTCTGGGCTACAATCTGAACAAAGCCGAACTTGATAAAGCCTTTGAACGGTTTAAGGCTCTTGCTGACAAGAAAAAAGAAATATTTGACGAGGACCTCGAGACGATTGTCGCGGACGAATCTCACGCCACAATCCCGCAGAAGTATCGTCTGTCCTATATGAACGTAATGACCAGTCTCGACGGCATTCCTACCGCCACTATCCGCCTCAAGACGGAAGACAGCGAAATTATAGAGGCATGCGTGGGAGTCGGCTCAGTTGATGCGGTCTACAAGACAATCGACAAGATGGTCGAAGCCCAATATCACCTGGTCGACTTCAATATCAAGTCAGTTACAGGCGGTACGGACGCGCTCGGAGAGGTCACAGTCAAACTGGGAGCCATGAATGGCGAGGTCTATACGGGCCGCGGCGCATCGCTCGATATTGTCGAAGCCAGCGCAAAGGCGTATCTCAACGCAGTGAACAAGCTAGTTTACTACGAAGAGAAGCGTGGCAATGGCGGAAAACCCAAAGACAAAGCAATCCTTTAA
- the ilvB gene encoding biosynthetic-type acetolactate synthase large subunit codes for MNGANALIRSLVDQGVEVVFGLPGGQAIPIYDALYEREDLRNLLMRHEQGAVHAADGYARATGKVGVCIATSGPGATNLVTGLATAYMDSIPVLAITGQVKTTALGKDSFQEADITGITLPVTKHNFLVKNADDLPRVIAEAMYIASTGRPGPVLVDIPIDVSLAETDYKPVKEVNIRSYSPHIEINDEDIKRAAELINASERPVIYAGGGVVLSGASEEITKLSDMTHILVTTTLLGKGAISEYSPHSLGMLGMHGTAYANHAVDQCDLLIAIGARFDDRVTGKLAAFAKRAKVIHIDIDPAEIGKTVAPDVSVIGDCKEVLTRLIPMVNPRQETDWNKKIMQWRTEFALKCPADDGEIHPQCVIDCLSEMTKGEAIIVTDVGQHQMFTALYYKTTSPKRFLSSGGLGTMGYGFPAGIGAAVGCPDLPVFAICGDGGFQMTLQELAPALEYKVPVKIVLMNNRYLGMVRQWQELFWNRRYSGVDISYQPDFKLLAEAYGAVGIVIEKPGEVKDAFARSLEIKDKPVILDFHIAREENVFPMIPAGQSIEEMMVNRPR; via the coding sequence ATGAATGGAGCTAATGCTCTGATCCGGTCGTTAGTGGACCAGGGCGTTGAAGTAGTGTTCGGATTGCCGGGCGGTCAGGCAATTCCTATATATGATGCGCTGTATGAGCGCGAAGACCTGCGCAATCTGCTGATGCGCCACGAGCAGGGTGCGGTGCACGCAGCAGACGGCTATGCGCGCGCCACAGGCAAAGTCGGTGTATGTATTGCGACTTCCGGCCCGGGTGCAACCAATCTGGTTACGGGTCTGGCGACTGCTTACATGGACTCGATACCGGTGCTGGCCATTACAGGCCAGGTCAAGACGACGGCCTTGGGCAAGGACTCGTTCCAGGAGGCCGATATCACCGGCATCACACTGCCTGTGACCAAGCACAATTTCCTGGTCAAGAATGCCGATGATCTGCCGAGGGTTATTGCCGAGGCTATGTATATTGCTTCGACCGGTCGACCCGGCCCGGTGCTGGTGGATATTCCGATTGACGTCTCGCTGGCCGAGACCGATTACAAGCCGGTCAAAGAGGTTAATATACGCAGCTATTCGCCGCATATCGAGATCAACGACGAAGATATCAAGCGGGCGGCGGAGCTTATAAACGCCTCCGAGCGCCCTGTGATCTATGCGGGCGGAGGTGTTGTGCTCTCCGGCGCATCCGAGGAGATTACCAAACTCTCCGATATGACGCATATTCTGGTGACGACGACTCTGCTGGGCAAGGGAGCCATCTCCGAGTATAGCCCTCACTCACTTGGCATGCTCGGTATGCACGGGACAGCGTATGCAAACCATGCTGTCGATCAGTGCGATCTGCTGATCGCCATCGGCGCGAGGTTTGACGACAGGGTTACCGGCAAACTGGCAGCCTTCGCGAAGAGAGCGAAGGTCATACATATCGATATCGACCCGGCTGAGATAGGCAAGACAGTTGCGCCGGACGTCTCGGTTATCGGCGATTGCAAGGAAGTCCTTACGCGGCTGATCCCTATGGTCAACCCCAGGCAGGAGACCGATTGGAACAAGAAAATCATGCAGTGGCGCACCGAGTTTGCTCTCAAGTGCCCCGCCGATGATGGTGAGATCCATCCGCAGTGCGTGATCGACTGTCTTTCAGAGATGACAAAGGGCGAAGCTATAATCGTGACAGATGTCGGCCAGCACCAGATGTTTACCGCGCTCTATTACAAGACGACATCACCGAAGCGATTTTTATCCAGCGGCGGCCTCGGGACCATGGGCTATGGCTTTCCAGCCGGAATCGGCGCGGCGGTCGGCTGCCCGGACCTGCCGGTGTTTGCAATTTGCGGTGACGGCGGCTTCCAGATGACTCTGCAGGAGCTTGCCCCGGCGCTTGAGTATAAAGTGCCGGTCAAGATCGTGCTTATGAACAATCGTTATCTTGGGATGGTCCGCCAGTGGCAGGAACTCTTCTGGAACAGGCGCTATTCGGGAGTGGATATTTCGTATCAGCCCGATTTTAAGCTGCTTGCCGAGGCCTATGGAGCCGTGGGTATCGTTATCGAGAAGCCGGGCGAGGTTAAGGACGCGTTTGCGCGGTCGCTGGAGATCAAAGATAAGCCCGTGATTTTAGATTTCCATATAGCTCGCGAGGAGAACGTATTCCCGATGATCCCCGCAGGCCAGAGCATCGAAGAGATGATGGTGAATAGACCGAGATAG
- the ilvN gene encoding acetolactate synthase small subunit, whose product MQHTITVLVENKPGVLARVSGLFARRGFNIESLAVSITDDPTISRMSIVVSGDDSILDQINKQTDKLIDVIKVIDYVDTPIVERELAMIKVNAENMQRAEIMQIVDIFHAKIIDISETTFTIEVTGNTDKVDAIERLLAPFGIKEMVRTGMIAMARGSITAVG is encoded by the coding sequence ATGCAACATACAATAACCGTGCTGGTGGAGAACAAGCCCGGCGTGCTCGCAAGAGTATCGGGCCTGTTTGCACGGCGCGGGTTTAACATTGAATCACTGGCCGTCAGCATCACGGACGACCCTACTATATCGCGTATGTCTATTGTTGTCTCGGGTGACGATTCGATCCTGGACCAGATCAACAAGCAGACAGACAAGCTTATAGACGTAATAAAAGTGATTGATTACGTCGATACGCCGATTGTCGAGCGCGAGCTTGCTATGATCAAGGTCAATGCCGAGAACATGCAGCGCGCAGAGATTATGCAGATAGTCGATATTTTCCACGCGAAAATTATTGACATTAGCGAAACAACATTTACTATAGAAGTGACCGGCAACACGGATAAAGTCGATGCCATTGAGCGGCTGTTGGCGCCTTTCGGGATCAAAGAGATGGTACGAACAGGCATGATCGCCATGGCTCGCGGCTCGATCACCGCTGTCGGTTAA
- the ilvC gene encoding ketol-acid reductoisomerase, with translation MPAKMYYDSDANLDVLKGKKIAIIGYGSQGHAQAQNLRDSGLDVIISELPGTPNYDLAVEHGFKPVSASEAAKAGDLVQILLPDELQAAIYQSDIKQYITAGKTLIFSHGFNIHFGQIVPPKDVDVIMIAPKGPGHLVRRVYTEGAGVPALIAMYQDASGKAKDTALAYAKGIGATKVGVLETTFEEETETDLFGEQAVLCGGCASLVQAGFETLVEAGYQPEIAYFECFHELKLIVDLMYEGGLANMRYSVSNTAEYGDYTRGPRVIDECAKESMQEILAEIQSGEFAREFILENKAGHPVLNAARRHGDEALIEEVGAHLREMMPWIKNKK, from the coding sequence ATGCCAGCGAAAATGTACTACGATTCTGATGCAAACCTAGATGTATTGAAGGGCAAAAAAATAGCCATTATCGGCTATGGCAGCCAGGGGCATGCCCAGGCGCAGAACCTGCGCGACAGCGGCCTTGACGTCATTATCTCCGAACTGCCCGGCACACCGAACTATGACCTCGCGGTGGAGCACGGCTTCAAGCCGGTTTCCGCTTCCGAGGCTGCCAAGGCCGGTGATCTGGTCCAGATTCTGCTTCCTGACGAGCTTCAGGCAGCGATCTATCAGAGCGATATCAAGCAGTATATCACTGCCGGTAAGACCCTTATCTTCTCACACGGCTTCAACATCCACTTCGGCCAGATCGTACCGCCGAAGGATGTGGACGTAATTATGATCGCCCCCAAGGGCCCGGGCCATCTGGTCCGCAGAGTCTACACAGAGGGCGCAGGCGTTCCGGCTCTGATCGCTATGTATCAGGATGCCAGCGGCAAGGCGAAAGACACAGCTCTTGCATATGCCAAGGGAATCGGCGCGACCAAGGTCGGCGTCCTTGAGACAACCTTTGAGGAAGAGACCGAGACCGACCTCTTCGGCGAGCAGGCCGTTCTCTGCGGCGGCTGCGCTTCATTGGTGCAGGCCGGGTTCGAGACTCTGGTTGAAGCCGGTTATCAGCCGGAAATCGCTTACTTCGAGTGCTTCCATGAGCTCAAACTGATCGTTGACCTGATGTATGAGGGCGGTCTTGCGAATATGCGCTATTCGGTAAGCAACACAGCCGAGTACGGCGATTACACCCGCGGCCCGCGCGTCATCGACGAGTGCGCCAAAGAATCCATGCAGGAAATCCTTGCTGAGATTCAGAGTGGCGAGTTCGCGCGAGAGTTCATTCTCGAGAACAAAGCCGGACATCCGGTCCTTAATGCCGCGCGACGCCATGGCGACGAGGCACTGATCGAGGAAGTCGGCGCTCACCTGCGCGAGATGATGCCCTGGATCAAGAACAAGAAATAA
- the leuB gene encoding 3-isopropylmalate dehydrogenase — MTTKTYKIAVLPGDGVGVEIVPQGIKALDAVAKKLGLQFEYKNCLVGGAAIDATGTALPDDTLNAALESDAVFFGAVGGPKWDNLEPASRRPERGALFPLRRALKVYANLRSVIVFDALTSASCLKKEAIEGGLDILFIRELTGGIYYGQPKERREINGEMTAIDTCSYSVSEIERIAHVAFQQASRRRKRVHSVDKANVMETSKLWREVVTEVAKQYPDVELIHILADNCGMQLLRKPKQFDVILADNLFGDLLTDEASMLAGSLGMLPSASIGDEHGGLYEPIHGSAPDIAGKGIANPIATILTAGMILRYACDCPEGASQIRSAVEAVLNAGYRTGDIAGDGGKIVSCDEMGDLVAKAIADS; from the coding sequence ATGACAACAAAGACATACAAGATAGCGGTTCTACCCGGCGATGGCGTCGGCGTCGAGATAGTCCCACAGGGGATAAAGGCTCTCGATGCAGTGGCAAAGAAGCTGGGTTTGCAGTTTGAATACAAAAATTGTCTGGTCGGTGGAGCCGCGATAGACGCCACCGGCACGGCTTTACCTGATGATACACTTAATGCGGCGCTTGAAAGCGATGCAGTGTTTTTCGGCGCGGTCGGCGGTCCGAAGTGGGATAATCTTGAGCCTGCAAGCCGCAGACCGGAGCGTGGAGCTTTGTTTCCATTGCGAAGGGCTCTCAAAGTATATGCCAATTTGAGGTCTGTGATAGTGTTTGATGCTCTGACGTCAGCATCATGCCTCAAAAAAGAAGCTATTGAGGGCGGTCTGGACATCTTGTTCATCCGCGAGCTGACGGGTGGTATCTACTATGGCCAGCCCAAAGAGCGCCGCGAGATAAACGGCGAGATGACTGCGATCGACACTTGTTCATACAGTGTCAGCGAGATCGAGCGTATTGCGCATGTCGCGTTCCAGCAGGCATCCAGACGCAGGAAGAGAGTCCATTCGGTGGACAAAGCCAACGTGATGGAGACTTCCAAGCTCTGGCGAGAGGTTGTGACCGAGGTTGCAAAACAGTATCCTGATGTTGAGTTGATACACATACTTGCCGACAACTGCGGTATGCAGCTTTTGCGCAAACCGAAGCAGTTCGACGTTATACTTGCAGACAATCTCTTTGGAGATTTACTGACGGATGAGGCTTCGATGCTAGCCGGCTCGCTGGGCATGCTGCCTTCGGCGAGTATAGGCGATGAGCACGGCGGCCTGTATGAGCCTATTCATGGCTCGGCGCCGGATATTGCAGGCAAAGGGATTGCAAACCCTATTGCAACTATATTGACTGCCGGAATGATACTGAGATATGCCTGCGATTGTCCGGAAGGCGCTTCACAGATTCGGTCCGCAGTCGAAGCGGTACTAAATGCGGGCTATCGCACCGGCGATATTGCTGGTGACGGCGGCAAGATCGTTTCGTGCGATGAGATGGGTGATCTTGTCGCGAAGGCGATAGCAGACTCATAA